One Diospyros lotus cultivar Yz01 chromosome 1, ASM1463336v1, whole genome shotgun sequence genomic window carries:
- the LOC127797495 gene encoding protein NUCLEAR FUSION DEFECTIVE 4: MALQWLSLVATIWLQSINGTNFNFPSYSSQLKRLLSMSQLQLNNLAFASDAGKLLGFLAGIAAVHLPLWLVLIIGSLLGLLGYGFQYLFIINRISSLSYFQVFLLTVLAGNSICWINTACYSLAIHNFPFDRQLAVGISTGYLGLSAKIYTDIVDAVFPSSPTDRAEAYLLLNSVLPLVVCVLASPIIRDINSGKSRRMEAGFLVMFVITIATGAYAVATSFGPTSSTGLSPLMILIGMAMFLLAPLVVPLAEQAMEKLQKKCWIRRDERRVHDLDIDEVSIDNSFERGEENGGKEGEPSREVHEFSEREEIGAKMMLMKVDFWLYFFIYMFGATLGLVYLNNLGQIAESRGFDRTSSLVSISSSFGFFGRLLPSLLDHFSRSKSIGSRPASIAAMMAPMSGAFFLLLNGTNLSLYISTAALGLCSGAITSIAVSTTAQLFGPKNFAVNHNVVVTNIPVGSFLFGDLAALLYRQHSREIGGRCMGTACYQTTFIIWGSICFLGTLLALVLHERTKKLFSHS, translated from the exons ATGGCCCTTCAATGGCTGAGCTTGGTGGCCACCATATGGCTGCAATCCATCAACGGGACAAACTTCAACTTCCCATCTTACTCATCCCAACTCAAGCGACTCCTCTCTATGTCCCAGCTCCAACTCAACAACCTCGCCTTCGCCTCCGACGCCGGCAAGCTCCTCGGCTTCTTGGCCGGCATCGCCGCAGTCCACCTCCCCCTCTGGCTAGTCCTCATCATCGGCTCTCTCCTCGGCCTCCTCGGCTATGGCTTCCAGTACCTTTTCATAATCAACcgcatctcttctctctcttatttCCAGGTTTTCTTGCTCACTGTCCTGGCCGGAAACAGCATTTGCTGGATCAACACGGCCTGCTACAGCCTCGCCATTCACAACTTCCCGTTTGATCGCCAGCTCGCCGTGGGGATATCAACTGGGTATCTGGGATTAAGCGCAAAAATATACACTGACATAGTCGACGCCGTGTTTCCCTCTTCTCCGACCGACAGAGCCGAGGCTTATCTTTTGCTGAACTCCGTTTTGCCTTTGGTGGTTTGCGTTCTAGCCTCGCCGATCATCCGAGACATAAACAGTGGGAAATCCAGGAGAATGGAAGCTGGGTTTCTTGTAATGTTTGTGATAACAATAGCCACCGGAGCGTACGCGGTGGCCACCAGTTTCGGTCCAACATCGAGTACTGGGTTGTCGCCATTAATGATCTTGATTGGAATGGCAATGTTTCTTCTGGCTCCGCTTGTGGTTCCGCTGGCCGAGCAAGCCATGGAAAAGCTGCAAAAGAAGTGCTGGATAAGGAGAGATGAGAGAAGAGTGCATGATCTGGATATAGATGAGGTCTCGATTGATAACAGCTTTGAAAGGGGAGAGGAAAATGGGGGCAAAGAGGGGGAGCCCAGTAGAGAAGTTCATGAATTCAGTGAGAGGGAGGAGATTGGAGCGAAGATGATGCTAATGAAGGTGGATTTTTGGCTTTActtctttatttatatgtttggtGCCACGCTTGGGCTGGTCTACTTGAACAACTTGGGACAAATAGCTGAATCTCGAGGGTTCGACAGAACTTCTTCTCTGGTCTCCATCTCTTCTTCCTTTGGCTTCTTCGGTCGCCTCCTCCCTTCTCTCCTCGACCACTTCTCCAG GAGCAAATCCATTGGTTCAAGGCCAGCGTCCATTGCGGCAATGATGGCTCCAATGTCAGGTGCTTTCTTCTTGCTGCTCAATGGCACCAACCTCTCCCTCTACATCAGCACCGCCGCCCTAGGTCTATGCTCCGGCGCTATTACTTCCATCGCCGTCTCCACAACCGCCCAGCTCTTCGGGCCTAAGAACTTCGCGGTAAACCATAACGTTGTGGTGACCAATATCCCAGTTGGGTCCTTTCTCTTTGGCGATTTGGCAGCTCTGCTTTACCGCCAACACAGCAGGGAAATAGGTGGAAGATGCATGGGCACGGCATGCTACCAGACCACATTCATCATCTGGGGCTCTATTTGCTTTCTCGGAACTTTACTGGCTTTAGTTCTACATGAAAGAACCAAGAAATTATTCTCGCATAGCTAG